The Glycine soja cultivar W05 chromosome 19, ASM419377v2, whole genome shotgun sequence genomic sequence aggaggagctgAGAGTGAGAGCGAGAGCGTGGTGCGTGCGCCTCTCTTGTGCGTTGGTGGAGACTTTGTAAGcaggaaacaaacacaacaaagattacttttttttttatatataaatagtcattttctaAATGTTTACAAATTCCTACATGAATATATTATCTAGGTTCTTTCATCAAGGTGATAATGAAAGAGTTTAATGTTCTAATgggacaaaaataattatttattcaactaaattttgttattatctaattttgtcaaattttcatagcaatatatatatttattaatcaataatatgtttgttttaacttatgtatattttttttgtttttttagtatttattgtaatattacGCTTATAACCATTAAAAGAGAGaatatgaagattaaattatattttgaataaattatcatttttgtcCGTGTAACTCACAAATTTATCCTTGAATGTATCACGTAAATTCTTTCATTAATGGTAACGGACGAAAAGTTAATGGATAGATaaatttgtcatacttttttcatttttaataactaaaatttgaattttcatcttttgggGATCAATTTGTCGACACATTATACATTCAAAGAAGAAATGACTATTTAtcccttcttttctttcttttgttattttttccctttcatCTTTGTCATACAAATAAGAATGATCTATTTAGTTTGGTAGAGGCCCAAAAAAGCTaggaaataaataacataaatagtcaaattaaatgaaattcatatttttaccttttattttaattcaaaattttcatttcttttctttccacatacactaaatttacattgcaaattcatgttttgtttaatttttaattgaaatgtaATTTCAATGTAGTAAAAAGTAAGAACATTGTTGTTCAAccatatattttaaagattattatttttatgataataataGTAAGAGTTATGTCtaatataatttctaattaattgataaaataacaaaatgcaTTCCAAATAtggatgaaaattaaacttgttATTTGTACATAATAGTTGTTTCTAATTCACTTtagaaaataatctattttaaaattaaacttgttaTTTGTACatcaacattaaaaataattttaaattagcatATAAATAATCTTTACAATGAATTCCTCttaaagtttcattttttttttgtagagcaCTCTCACGGATTCCGTAGATGAACAAGGTTCTATTGCAATGTCTTTTTGCAATAATGTTATTGGTAGACCACCTTTGGCTCGTGAAGAGaaaaaggatctctttgcttgcaATCTCCTAAAAGTGTAAAATGAGGATATGAATCCCTTATGTACTCCTAAAGATTATTGTAAATGAGAGTTGTTTCAACGAGCTATGTGAGCTATGGTCAGAGCCTTTTGTGATTAATTTGCTCAACAAGAATATTGGATTATTGGTTATCCTACTACGCTTTTAAAGTTAAAGTCTTTGTGGAATCTATTAGGTTTTGATATAAGGGATGTTGGACATGGTTATTTCATGGTTAAGTTTGACTTTCCAAAGGATAGATGGAAGGTTAtgttagtatagagcaataaaagaagagaaagaaataaaaggaagaaagaaaaagacacaaAGTTTAATGTGGTTCAGCACACAATGTATGTGCCTACGTCCACGGCTACACTAGgagaactttttattacttgcacataaaagcttacaaggtgtctctatatataacactaatgagacacaagtttttacaaaccaagtgatgtgggactaagaccacacaagttttacagaccaagcgatgtgggacaaaggaactaagaccacaaactCTAACAGGTTATCAGTAGAGGCCCATGgatgattttttataactatttgaTAGGGAAAACATGGTCACAAAGTTCATTGCAGAAGCAAATACAATTGATAGGATGTTGATGTAGGGTTTCCTTCCTTAGTTTAAATATGATGTTCTATGAtggctttttttttacttggttTAGCTTGATTATTGGCAAACTCATCAAGGTAAGTACAAACACTTTGCTTTTGGGCCATGGTAGGTTTACTCAGGTGTGCATGGAAATTAACCTTCAAATTTGATGGAAGTGTTAATATTAGAGGTCATTGGTATTATGTGGAATATAAAGGCTTACATTTGTTTTGTGGCAAATGATTATGGTCATAAGAGCAAATATTTCACTTTAACTACCCCAAATAGTTGGTTCGGAGATAAAAATGGTAATAATGTAGATATTGAGGTGTATGGTGAGTGGTCaatagttcaacaaaagaaaaaaaaacaatattaaattgGGTTGTTGCTTCAGTAGTTCATTGGTAATAATGTAGATATAGGATCCAATATTGATTCTAAGAAGATACTCGTTATCATTGAAGACAATGTGAATCGGGTTGTCGCTTCAAGTTCAACAATATTAAATTCCAATAATGTCACTCAATCAACAAGCCAtggtggaaaaaaaatttatagataTGTGCAAAATTCAATACGTAAAAGGCCACGTAAATATGGAAGGAATAATCCACATGTTTCTCAAGTTGATGGAATTTCTAGCACATGGCAATCCCTAAGCAACACATGTAGGGTATACGCAAAAAGGGATGAACGCTTCATGCAATAAGGATACAAAGATGACATCTAAGGAATCATTTTCACCTGCACAAACCAATACAGAATTATCTTCGATAGTTCGTGCTAAGAACATTATGAAAGTAGTTATGAATTCcacttttttaatagaaaatttgTTATCTCAAGATAAAATACCTTCACCTATTTACTTGTtgcaagtgatttttttagtggaAATCCTTCATGTGAAGGGACAGACATAATTCTTAGCTGCAGAGTGAACCACTataaattttttgcatttttcctATTCATTACCTTTTTCATTGGAAGCTTTTGAACTTTGTAGTTTtatgttacatatatatatagacacacacacacacacacacacacacacacacacatatacacacacacacacacacacacacacacacgcatatatatatatatatatatatatatatatatttcaaaaaatatttaacacaaacttcacactactacaaaaacgACAGTTCTAAagtacattcaaagacggttgaaAATAATCTTTGAAGTCAATATCGTTGAAAGTCTTGACTTTCGATGACGGTTTcataaaaaatcgtcttagaaaatgATACATTTTTAATACGGTTCTTAATACATTCTTAGTAGAATCATCTTAAAGGAGTATCATTTTAAGGCGGTTCCAAagtacattcaaagacggttgaaAATCGTTTTGGAAGCCAACGTCGTTGAAAGTCTTGACTTTCGATgacggttttataaaaaaacattcttaGAAAAAGGTATCATTTTAATATGGTTCTTAACTAAGAATCATCTTATAAGGTCACAtgtagattttatttatttttatttttggccaCATGAAATGGTCAACCCCAAAAGTGCTTTagcaagataaaaaattatggatacaatatgaatattttatagCACACATAAATGCTCAAAAATGAAAAGATgttcataattaataattaaaatttacaaatatatacaaTATGCATATTACTAGGCTCAATATGCATATCCAATATTCTGgaaggaaatatatatatacaggaTTATGGATGTGAAATTTCAATAAATCAGCACGGAAACAACAAAAAAGGTAGTAATATAATCCACCATGAATAGATAGTGTGATTATACTTGAAtggaacaaaatatttaaaaaaatttgctgCCAAAACATTAAAACTTCAACTGACAAAAAGATTTGATATAATATGTTATCAACAATAAAATGTTTGACTATGTAAAAGAACACTTGAAATaggttttaaataaataaataaaaagagtaacAAGTACGTAGGACCTCTCAAAACTATTGTACATGTTTGCCCCATAGCAACACCAGAAAAATGAATCAGTTTATCCTCGCTAATCATAATCTCCTCAATAAGGTCGCAATGTCTAAGCTTAACAGACTTTAGATTGTGAAAGGTTGACGCAATTTCACCACCAGTTACCGAAGGCAGACGCTTAATCCCATCAAAATCAACATGCTCAATAGCCAATATTCCTGCATCAACAAAGAGCTCCTCTGGAAAACTTCAaaacaagagagagaaaaaaatcaatttatataatattttgatacatttttttaacaaataagagagaaaaatgttaaataattacatttaaaaaacttATGTGTCACAACTACCTCACATACAAAGAAACTTGAGCCAAGATAACTTCACAAAGTACTAACACAGAATGTAGGACTTACATGACGTGCAAACATGTAACAGAATTGCTTCTTTCACAACACACATTACAAGAGGTGAACACCCCCTTCACATGCTGTCAATAGCACCGTAACTAGTAGATTGAAGCCACAATAATTTACGATACAAAAGATAGAAATCATTTCACAAataatatagatagatagatagatagttAAATAGATACACACACTCCTTAAAGGAGGATTGAACAGAAACTACAATGTTAAAAGAGACATTGCAAAGAATTTCAATGTCATACCTGAGTATTATCCATGAAAAATGCAATTTGGAGTGCATTTGGATAGTCTTCAAATTGTTTATAAATTGAGCATGCAATGTCCAAAACTAGCATATCATTTGGTCCTAGGAGGTATctacaaaattacataaaaaaatatataaatataaaatatgacatGTTTGTCAGAGTAAGTGAGTCAATTCACCCCAAACAACATATACAAGAAAAAACCAAGACAGACATCTGATTTATCATGTAAAATGCTTACAAGTCAAAATAGCTTCCTCCTAAAGATATCTTTAGAATATTCACTCCAATTGCAACTCAAACTACATCTATAAACCTTTATAAACTATCACTCTCAAATAAGTTTTCAAAACCAAACTTAGAAGCTTCAAAGCCAGGCCCATGACTACACAAAATCAATCCAACCAGAAAATTAACCTTTTTCTTGCATTTGTATGCAAATCAGTGTAGCTTGTCCTCCCATGCATACTATCAATGTAATTAGAAATAAACataaaactatttaaatttaagaggCAGACCTTCAATTTCCCCCTTAACTTTGCATAATAAAATATACTCAAGTCAGTTTGCATAAGtttctttataaaaatgaaataagtctATCTCAAGCAAGCTAAAACTAGCATATGTATAAGATAAAATCAACATTTTTAGAGaatctaaataattttaaacaacttgattttaacttatacataagttaattttaacttataaaaaagtttattttatttttattattttttctatgaaTACTTACAAAgaaatttatctaaataaagccttaaattaaataataaccgataattgaaaacgaaaacataaaatgtggaaaaaaaatagtcatatgACTTTTTCAAAGATGTTGTAATCTCTCAATAATTCAAAAGGAACTAGATATCTCGAACTTCCAAGCAGTAGTAATAAGGTTAACTAATTAACTGAGGTAGCTTCACTAATGAAGATGAACTTGAGTTCCTATCAAACAAGGACATTGCAGCAGAAACAACTTCAAAAAGTAACAACACTCAATGACAAAACCTTGCTATGTCAAAACTTAAAACTACTTTTCAAGAAACAACTATGACTTGCAtatgtttattatattatagatTAACATAACATGATCGTGAAAAAATGAACAATCAACACATGCAAACATGCAGGGTTACACATATTAGTTATACCTCCATACATTCAACAAAGTCCAGggccttaaaaattatttctggGACCAACAATGAGAGTATAAGTGGTGAAGTTAGTGTGTATGGCAGAGGCCTATTGGGAGGTCAAGCACTGAAAATCAACATGATGAAACAATAAAGAAGTAGAAGCCTTGGAGCAATTAGAAGGTCAGACCAGTGGAAACTTGATGCAGCAAATTACCTAAATTGTAGCTTGTTGTCCATTCCTTTTGTCTACCTGGGCATACCTATTGGGGCAAATCCAAGGTGATGTCAGTTGTAGGATCCTATCCTCAACAAGTGTGAGAGAAAACTAGCAAAGTGGAAGTAAAGACACATTTCTTTCGAGGGGAGAGTGACTCTTATATAGTCGGTTTTAACATCTATTCAtatctatttcttttcatttttcagggTCCCTAAGAGGGTGGTGGACAAGTTGGTGAGCTTACAACGCAGATTCTTATGGGGTGGCGGATCTGAGCAAAACAAGATTGTCTGGATTAACTTGGAGGCAGTGTGccttccaaaagaaaaaaagggattTGGGCATCAAGAACATAAACTCTTTCAATCTTGCACTGCTTGGCAAATGGAAGTGGAATCTATTTCAACATCAAGGACAATTGTGGGCTAGGGTACTTGAGTCTAAATACGGTGGATGAAGCATCATGAGACACCAACGAATCCATATGGTGGAGGGACTTAAAGATGGCTTCTCAACATTTGCAACAGGGTGATGCCTTCCCAAATAGCACATTGTGGAGGGTTGGTTGTGGTGATAAGATCAAGTTTTGGGAGGACAACTGGATTGATGGAGAGGCAACATTATTAGCAAAATACCCTAGGTTGTACCTTATCTCTTGTCAGCAAAATCAACTTATCCAGCAGATGGGAGGCCACAAGGACATAGGGTGGGAGTGGGATTTCATATGGAGGAGACCACTGTTTGACAGTGAGATAGCCATGGCTGTTAATTTCCTAAAGGATGTTGAAGGCAAGCCAATCCAGCCATATAGAAGAGATGATTGGGTGTGGATGGCAAATCCAAGTGGCCAATACTCAGTACAAAGCGCTTATAATATGATGATGGGGGAAACAATAGATGGGAATCAGGATGGAGCTTTTGAGGAACTGTGGAAACTAAAGGTCTCAAGCAAAATCTCAGTCTTTGCATGGAGGTTACTTAGAGATAGACTGCCTACAAAAATAAATCTACAAAGGCAACAAGTGGAGATCAATGACAGGCATTATCCATTCTGCAACAATAGGGAGGAGGATGCAGGCCACTTATTTTTTCATTACAGCAAAATTCTTCCTATTTGGTGGGAATCTCTGTCTTGGGTGAATATATTAGGTGCTTTCCCACAAAACCCAAGACAACATTTCCTTCAACATGTATCTGGACTAGCTAATGGAATAAGGGTCAACAGGTGAAAGTGTTGGTGGTTGGCTCTGACATGGTCCATATGGCAGCAGAGGAACAACATAATTTTTTCCAATGACACCTTCAATGGCAACAAATTGATGGATGACGCAGCTTTCTTACTCTGGACATGGCTTAGAAGTTTCGAGAAGGACTTTGCAACTCACTTTAATCAATGGTCTAGTAATCTTAAAACAGGGTTTGTTTTTAGCTGAGGCTAACAATATAGGCTACTAGTAGACATTACAGTCATGTATTTAGCCAGATTTGGTTCCTATCGAGCCTACATTAAATCTGATATTTGGAACCAATATTGTATGGTCTATCACAACTTTGTAACCtttgtacctctggtactcagatttatatatatatatatatatatttatctttgctgacaaaaaaaagttttctgCTCTAATACATATTTGtcatcataaatttatttgttgtatAATTTATGAACTATCTAATAATGTGTTATAAGTGAAATGAagataatttgattaaaatatgaatttataaatctttcaaaatttgctttgaaatataacaaattatgtttttgaaaataaatatgtacGAACTGTTCAAAACAAAACGTGTTTTCAAGTCCAACATATGGTTTTAACACAAAAGCATCCAAATGTATGTTTTTCAATTAGACAATCCAATAGTCTTTTCACAAAGAGCGTCCAATGTGTGTTTCTATGTAGTACCTTTTAGCTTGACTCTTTTCTATATACTCAAGTGTTTTAAATATATTGGACAATGTGCTTTACACATTAATCAATCTAACATGCTTGTTAATTTGGCTTAAGTGtttgatataaaaaagaagACATCAACCAAATAAGTAGGAATAACATGCAACCACCAATTAGAATTTGTTGGATGATACTCTTTAATTTTGACATCGCTTTGTTTTTCAACGCTTTGCATTGGACTTAAAGTTTCAAAACCTCACTTCTGTGAGTTAGCCTTTTGATAACCTTTGTGATCTTGTTAAAACTTGAAGAAACTTAGTCAAAAAGAATACTTAGTTTTTGAAATATCATCATGTTAAGATTATGTTATTGTAAAGCATAAAGAGCCTAACAAGAACACTTGGTGTAAGTGTTTCTTGATAGTGAAAGTACTAAACATAGCTAAGTTATAGAATGGACTAGTATAAACCTCTTTGCGTGATCTTCAAATTTTCTCCTTCACGtgtttaagtttttatattgCAAACAAAGCTTTTGgacttttatttgattttattgagCATTTGTCCCATCTCTCTcttctcattctcattctcGCTCCTCACTCGATCTTTTTATTCTCTCAAGTCTCATGTCatctcttttaaattaaaaagggaaaattgtaaaattatttctattttatctttaaaacttctattttaaattaactttaaaaaattataaaaaaaacttagcatttgccttttaactaaaaaaatccaaacatacAAGTGATTTATAATCACCAATCTTGTACGCAGGTATATAATTTTtgcattttatataattttaattaagttctttttataTGTATCTTTTTGTCTTAGCCATTCAGTTtatctaaagaaaaaaaaattgattaatttggagTTCgactaaaagataaataaaatttaattaataattgagtttatatatatatatatatataacttgttATGACGTTGTTGAAACAAATGTCATTATTTAAGCAAAAGCTTACATTAATCACTAAATTTAGCTCattaaaaccattttttttatcctaagacaaaactcaactcacttttgttttataaattgaaTCGAGCTTTGAGGTACTAATATTCTTCTCATGCTTTATCGCTCCCCATGCATGTTTGCATGATGTTCTAGTGATAGTGAGGGCACAAAGCTGCAACGAGTaattaagaaatgaaaaatttattggattttttttatgaagaaaaaattactGAGTTATAGTTCATAATAGATGACTCATTATTTACAATGAATATACTgaaaattattgttgaaatatattaaaaaaatatgttaagaaatgaaaaattCATTGAGTAATAGTTTATAACAGATGACTCATTATTTACAATGTTTTCAGtataatatgtatatctaggttaattataaattttaaaaaaatgacaataactaAGTTGAGGAAGTGTGTTATATGATTTATGGTgcacaaatatataataatcgTTAGATTTGTTGATTATATATTGAATGGTTAAGATAACATTTGTTATCaatttctactttttttaaCACGTTATCTCTTATGTTGAATAGCTAGAGCAGCCATGTATTTTTGCAAATGTGCTCTTAATATCTTTGTGAAGGTCTCTTCTCCTCACCCCCTGTCCACGACGTCATGTTTAGGAGATTCTTTCCTTTGCCACCACTccccttttcatttttttataaataaatatttgccACTAATGGCATGCCTAGTCCTCAAGCAAACAATCACCTAACAATAACGTATCAAAGAAATGACGTGGAAAAAAAATCTACCATTTGGGACATGCTTAGATGAATGtttacaaatttgattttacaatttttttgattaaaattgattCTAAAATAATGTAATTACTATTTAGATgcctttattttaaaagtaagtcGGAGCtaaaattctattaaaaaaattatttaatgcgaaaactatttaaagttgtttcaCATTAATCAATTTTGAAGCCTGAATAAATTCCTCAACATGGAATCAAACATGCAAGTATTTATCTAAAATCATGTTAGCTAGTATTTCAACATGATGTTAGCTTGTATTTCAACATGATTCTAGATCATTTAACTTAAATCCAAACACGCTATTAGTAACATGACTTAAGCTGTTCTAAGTAATTTTCGAAATCCACATCTATTTATTGCGGGTATACAAAGCAAGATGAAGATAGTCATAAATCGGAGCCAGACAAGAAAGCAAACCAGTTTCAACTTTCcaagaaacaataataataaaaaaagaagtcaaAATATCCACTTTGGCACAATCCAACTAACCACAAAGTCTCCTCATAAACCTTTCATCAGGGAGCAATAGATTCTTCTATACATCAATTAATCAAGCCATGCTACCGACCGAACCAACCTCGAGGGGGTTGGACTTCGCCATCATTCATGAGCTTATCCAGCACTGCATTTAGGTCAACAGACTGACCATTCTCTGTCAGCTTCCGAACCGTGGCCCTCACATGGTCTCTAGGGAATCCCATAGTAGAAACTTTGTCGACCACATCATCGACAGAAACCCTGCCTCCAGTTCCAGCAGAACCTGAGCCACCACTCACTGCAGATGCAGTTGGTATTGCTTGCGGGAGTACCCTGGCAGTTGGGAGCTGAGGGTAACCGCTACCACCACTCGGAGCCACTGAAGCAGTTGGCAGTTGTTGTGGTTTTAGTGCAGGAGTGCCAGCATACTGAGGTGGTCCACCATAACGATATTGCTCGGCAGGGCCAGATAGTGTACCATATCCAGAAGAATAGCCTGAACCAGATCTGCTTGATGGTGGTTCATATGCATGAGGTGGTGTCCCATAGAACTGTTGGGGAGGAGGAGGACCGGTGGGTGACTGAGATGGTGGCTGGCGGACATTGGGAGGATAATTCTGAGGAGGATAAGGTGGTTCCTCAACATGGTGACCAAGTGAAGATTGTAGTTGAGGCGGATTCATGGATGGATGCGACGGTGGCTGCTGTTGAGGTAGATGAGGTGCTGGCTGAGGGTACTGGGGATGCGGGATCTGTTGATATTGCTGATGCGGTGGTGCCCCGGGCTGAGCATGTGGCTGCTGAGATAACGGAAGTTGGTATTGCTGATTTGGTGTTTCCTGAGACTGAACCGGTGGTGGGAAGTATTGATCTCTCTGAGGAGCAGCTGGGATTTGGTTTTGAGGGAATTGGTTTGGAAGATGAACTGGAGGTGGCAAACCCTGTTGTGGGGAAGGTTGAGGAGGTGCATTAGGGGGAGGAACAATAGGGATTGATTGTGGAAGATTTGCAGGGGTAGGAAGCTGTGGTTGAGTTTGCCCAGGAGCAAATGCAGCTTGCTGAACAGGATCAGTAATTGTGCTAGTTTGTGTTTCTGATTGCGGATCCGTCTTTGACACTTCTAGCTTTGCCAGTTGCAGCTGAGCTTGCACAATATCTTGCTTGTCCTTGATAGTCTGCACCCCTGATTGTACCTGTATATTTCATTTGTCAAACAAAACAGTAAGAAAAAGACCAGTATGAAAATAAaccataatatatcatgaaCTAAAGCTTAGAGATAAAGTTTAAGTTAGGATTATACAAACAGTAGCATGTTCATACaccaatttattaaaattagctTCATTGCTCCTCATAATTAGCCTCTACATAACTTTCCCCATGAAccattcatttaaatattttgctcttctcattttttttttatttttgaactaaCAAATTCAgtctataattttaaatgtttcttTTCACTATTACAGAAAATTTAAAACAGTATTAAATTCAATCATGAGTGCCAACTCTCCCAGAAGCTTAGGAAGAGAAGCTTAATATTGACCATACATAGCAAACAACATAGGAATTGGAGAACTAACCGAATTCACAAACATTTCaatatcattcatttttttatactgaAAGTGGACTGCACAAATAAGGATTTACAGTAAGAGTTTTGCATGATAAATTTATAGCAGAAACACACAAAGTCAAGTCACATTGTTGCTGCCTTAAGACCCGGTAACCAGGCGTTCTATCGCTTACAGGGAAAAGTCTGGGTACATCTAACCTTTCCAAACAGCAGACAAGACAATAATGGGAGTCTTGTGTATAGGCCACATTTTTTGTTATACATTTTGCTCAACAGAAGTTATGTAGAAAATTTAGGGACAGAAAAGCAAGAATTTGAAATGAAGCCCAACAACTATACTGAGATATTGTCCTGATATCTGGTGTGAATAAAATGTCAGAATCAAATTGAATGgttgaacataaaaaaatgtttatggaTTAGGATACAACTGTTTATGGTATTAAATGGTTAATTATATGTTTTACTTGGATAAACTTTTGTAATTCTTATAccatatatatacaaatatttacatcaaCAAAATGTTCCTAGTTATCAAGGGTGGAAGGGGGTGGGAGCAAGTGGGTGGAGGGAGTGTTATAGATAAAATACCTCTCGAAGACTATTCTCCATCTGCCTCAATTTTCCATCAGTGCTACCATGACTATTTCCAACCGATACCTTCAAATCATCCACGGAATTTTCAAGATGGTGGGTTCTGGTTTCTAGTTGTGTTAACCGCGCACTAACACCTTCCAGAACATGAAGCATATTTTCCATATGTTTCTTCACG encodes the following:
- the LOC114400113 gene encoding bromodomain-containing protein 4-like yields the protein MNTTPFMDKQIMDLTHAHGSSSSSSTTQLQSKDFIDLMKEPPQNQHNHHHHHLEDEDEEEKASRGNGISKDDIVPSYDFQPIRPLAASNSNNFDSAAFSRPWNSDSNSNASPPILKNYNSLDSMEPAKVIVEKDQSAFDATMLSEIDRTVKKHMENMLHVLEGVSARLTQLETRTHHLENSVDDLKVSVGNSHGSTDGKLRQMENSLREVQSGVQTIKDKQDIVQAQLQLAKLEVSKTDPQSETQTSTITDPVQQAAFAPGQTQPQLPTPANLPQSIPIVPPPNAPPQPSPQQGLPPPVHLPNQFPQNQIPAAPQRDQYFPPPVQSQETPNQQYQLPLSQQPHAQPGAPPHQQYQQIPHPQYPQPAPHLPQQQPPSHPSMNPPQLQSSLGHHVEEPPYPPQNYPPNVRQPPSQSPTGPPPPQQFYGTPPHAYEPPSSRSGSGYSSGYGTLSGPAEQYRYGGPPQYAGTPALKPQQLPTASVAPSGGSGYPQLPTARVLPQAIPTASAVSGGSGSAGTGGRVSVDDVVDKVSTMGFPRDHVRATVRKLTENGQSVDLNAVLDKLMNDGEVQPPRGWFGR